One segment of Streptomyces sp. NBC_00576 DNA contains the following:
- the pgl gene encoding 6-phosphogluconolactonase translates to MAEAAAARLITKIVDAQASRGSASVVLTGGRNGNGLLAALAAAPARDAIDWTRLDLWWGDERFLPEGDPDRNVTQAKEALLDAVPLDPTRVHAMPASDGPYGSDVDAAAEGYAAELAKAAGPETMRSAASAAGSPVPTFDVLMLGVGPDTHVASLFPELPAVRETGRTVVGVHGAPKPPPTRVTLTLPAIRAAREVWLLAAGEDKAGAAAIALSGAGEIQAPAAGAYGRQRTLWLLDAPAASQLPRTLYPPASP, encoded by the coding sequence ATGGCCGAGGCCGCGGCGGCCCGCCTGATCACGAAGATCGTGGACGCACAGGCCTCGCGGGGCTCGGCGTCGGTGGTCCTCACGGGCGGGCGCAACGGCAACGGCCTGTTGGCCGCGCTGGCCGCCGCGCCCGCCCGGGACGCCATCGACTGGACCCGCCTCGACCTGTGGTGGGGCGACGAACGCTTCCTGCCCGAGGGCGACCCGGACCGCAACGTCACCCAGGCGAAGGAGGCACTGCTGGACGCGGTGCCACTGGACCCGACCCGCGTCCACGCCATGCCCGCGTCGGACGGCCCGTACGGCTCCGACGTGGACGCGGCGGCGGAGGGGTACGCGGCGGAACTGGCCAAGGCGGCGGGCCCCGAGACGATGAGGTCAGCGGCTAGCGCCGCGGGCAGCCCGGTCCCCACCTTCGACGTCCTGATGCTGGGTGTGGGCCCGGACACACACGTGGCGTCGCTCTTCCCGGAGCTGCCCGCGGTCCGGGAAACCGGCCGCACGGTCGTAGGCGTCCACGGCGCCCCGAAACCCCCTCCGACCCGGGTCACCCTCACCCTCCCGGCGATCCGCGCGGCCCGCGAGGTATGGCTGCTGGCGGCGGGCGAGGACAAGGCCGGGGCGGCGGCCATAGCCCTGTCGGGCGCAGGCGAGATCCAGGCCCCGGCGGCGGGCGCATACGGCAGACAGCGCACCCTGTGGCTACTGGACGCACCGGCAGCATCCCAACTCCCGAGGACGCTGTACCCACCGGCGTCCCCCTGA
- the pgi gene encoding glucose-6-phosphate isomerase, with product MNADSRSRLNQTPEWTALAKHREELADTHLRDLFATDPGRGAGYTLQVGDLHIDYSKHLVTDETLRLLRELAAATDVFGLRDAMLRGERINTTEDRAVLHTALRAPRDAVIEVDGENVVPGVHAVLDRMAGFADRVRSGEWTGYTGRRIKNVVNIGIGGSDLGPAMAYEALRAFTARELTFRFVSNVDGADLHEAVRDLDPAETLFIVASKTFTTIETITNATSARSWLLAGLGGDDKAVARHFVALSTNSGKVSDFGIDTDNMFEFWDWVGGRYSYDSAIGLSLMIAIGPERFREMLDGFALVDDHFRTAPAEANAPLLLGLLGIWYGNFFGAQSHAVLPYSHYLSKFTAYLQQLDMESNGKSVDRDGNPVEWETGPVVWGTPGTNGQHAYYQLIHQGTKLIPADFIGFAEPVAELSDELKGQHDLLMANFFAQTQALAFGKTPEEVRAEGVPEELVAHKTFRGNHPTTTVLARELTPSVLGQLIALYEHKVFVQGAVWNIDSFDQWGVELGKVLAKRVEPALTEGVEVPGLDASTVALVGRYRELRGR from the coding sequence ATGAACGCAGACAGCCGTAGCAGGCTCAACCAGACGCCCGAGTGGACGGCTCTGGCCAAGCACCGTGAGGAACTGGCGGACACCCATCTGCGGGACCTGTTCGCGACCGACCCCGGGCGCGGCGCCGGTTACACACTCCAGGTCGGTGACCTGCACATCGACTACTCCAAGCACCTCGTCACCGACGAGACGCTGCGGCTGCTGCGAGAGCTGGCCGCCGCGACGGACGTGTTCGGGCTGCGGGACGCCATGCTCCGGGGCGAGCGGATCAACACGACCGAGGACCGTGCGGTGCTGCACACCGCGCTGCGGGCACCGCGGGACGCGGTGATCGAGGTCGACGGGGAGAACGTCGTGCCGGGGGTGCACGCGGTCCTGGACAGGATGGCCGGCTTCGCGGACCGGGTGCGGTCCGGTGAGTGGACCGGGTACACCGGTCGGCGTATCAAGAACGTCGTCAACATCGGCATCGGCGGCTCGGACCTCGGTCCTGCGATGGCGTACGAGGCGCTGCGGGCGTTCACGGCACGGGAGTTGACGTTCCGGTTCGTGTCGAACGTCGACGGTGCGGATCTGCACGAGGCGGTGCGGGACCTGGATCCGGCGGAGACGCTGTTCATCGTCGCGTCGAAGACGTTCACGACGATCGAGACGATCACGAACGCGACCTCGGCCCGTTCCTGGCTCCTTGCGGGTCTGGGCGGCGACGACAAGGCGGTCGCCAGGCACTTCGTGGCGCTGTCGACGAACTCCGGGAAGGTGTCGGACTTCGGCATCGACACGGACAACATGTTCGAGTTCTGGGACTGGGTCGGCGGACGGTACTCGTACGACTCGGCGATCGGGCTGTCGCTGATGATCGCGATCGGGCCGGAGCGGTTCCGGGAGATGCTGGACGGTTTCGCGCTGGTCGACGACCACTTCCGCACGGCTCCGGCGGAGGCCAACGCACCTTTGCTGCTGGGCCTGTTGGGCATCTGGTACGGGAACTTCTTCGGTGCGCAGTCGCATGCTGTGCTGCCCTACTCGCACTATCTGTCCAAGTTCACCGCGTACTTGCAGCAGCTGGACATGGAGTCCAACGGCAAGTCGGTCGACCGCGACGGCAACCCGGTGGAGTGGGAGACCGGGCCGGTGGTGTGGGGCACGCCCGGCACGAATGGGCAGCACGCCTACTACCAGTTGATCCACCAGGGGACGAAGCTGATCCCGGCGGACTTCATCGGCTTCGCCGAGCCGGTCGCCGAGCTGAGCGACGAACTCAAGGGCCAGCACGACCTGTTGATGGCCAACTTCTTCGCGCAGACCCAGGCACTGGCCTTCGGCAAGACGCCGGAGGAAGTGCGGGCGGAGGGGGTGCCCGAGGAGTTGGTGGCGCACAAGACGTTCCGGGGCAACCATCCGACGACGACTGTGCTGGCGCGGGAGTTGACTCCGTCGGTGCTGGGCCAGTTGATCGCGTTGTACGAGCACAAGGTGTTCGTACAGGGGGCGGTGTGGAACATCGACTCGTTCGACCAGTGGGGGGTTGAGCTGGGGAAGGTGCTGGCGAAGCGGGTTGAGCCGGCGTTGACGGAGGGGGTGGAGGTGCCGGGGTTGGATGCGTCCACGGTGGCGCTCGTTGGTAGGTATCGGGAGCTGCGGGGGAGGTAG
- the tpiA gene encoding triose-phosphate isomerase yields the protein MTTRTPLMAGNWKMNLNHLEAIAHVQKLAFALADKDYEACEVAVLPPFTDLRSVQTLVDGDKLKIKYGAQDISAHDTGAYTGEISGPMLAKLKCTYVAIGHSERRQYHNETDELVNAKVKAAYKHGLTPILCVGEELEVREAGNHVSHTLAQVEGGLKDLPAEQAETVVIAYEPVWAIGTGKVCGSDDAQEVCAAIRAKLAELYSQDVADAVRIQYGGSVKSGNVAEIMAKPDIDGALVGGAALDADEFVKIVRFRDQ from the coding sequence ATGACCACTCGTACGCCGCTGATGGCGGGCAACTGGAAGATGAACCTCAACCACCTCGAGGCCATCGCCCACGTCCAGAAGCTCGCTTTCGCCCTCGCGGACAAGGACTACGAGGCCTGTGAGGTCGCGGTCCTGCCGCCCTTCACCGACCTGCGTTCGGTACAGACCCTGGTCGACGGCGACAAGCTCAAGATCAAGTACGGCGCCCAGGACATCTCCGCGCACGACACGGGCGCCTACACGGGCGAGATCTCCGGCCCGATGCTGGCCAAGCTCAAGTGCACCTACGTGGCGATCGGTCACTCGGAGCGCCGCCAGTACCACAACGAGACCGACGAGCTCGTCAACGCCAAGGTGAAGGCCGCCTACAAGCACGGTCTGACACCGATCCTGTGCGTCGGCGAGGAGCTGGAGGTCCGCGAGGCGGGCAACCACGTCTCCCACACGCTCGCGCAGGTCGAGGGCGGTCTCAAGGACCTTCCGGCCGAGCAGGCCGAGACCGTCGTCATCGCGTACGAGCCCGTCTGGGCCATCGGCACCGGCAAGGTCTGCGGCTCCGACGACGCGCAGGAGGTCTGCGCGGCGATCCGCGCGAAGCTCGCCGAGCTCTACTCCCAGGACGTGGCCGACGCCGTACGCATCCAGTACGGCGGGTCCGTGAAGTCCGGGAACGTCGCAGAGATCATGGCGAAGCCCGACATCGACGGGGCACTGGTCGGCGGTGCCGCACTGGACGCCGACGAGTTCGTCAAGATCGTTCGGTTCCGCGACCAGTGA
- the opcA gene encoding glucose-6-phosphate dehydrogenase assembly protein OpcA, with product MKIDLTDTTASKVNKALVQGRRAIGTPAVGMVLTLVIVTDEENAYDALKAANDASLEHPSRTLVVVKRVSRSPRDRTTSRLDAEVKVGADAGSGETVVLRMYGEVVDHADSVVLPLLLPDAPVVVWWPVNAPQDPAKDPLGALAQRRVTDTYAAEQPVRELAARADAYTPGDTDLSWTRITPWRSMLAAALDQVTCEVDAVEVEGEEFNPSCELLAMWLADRLDVPVKRSLSSGPGLTAVRMRTSTGPITLDRADGSLATLSIQGQPDRAVALKRRETAELMAEELRRLDPDDTYASALRYGVERLAGSTAPETPAPAPASALALEPARRETPAESSDRATPALMPPVKKAAAK from the coding sequence ATGAAAATAGACCTCACGGACACCACGGCCAGCAAGGTCAACAAGGCGCTGGTGCAGGGCCGTCGGGCCATCGGCACACCGGCCGTCGGCATGGTCCTCACCCTCGTCATCGTCACGGACGAGGAGAACGCGTACGACGCCCTGAAGGCGGCGAACGACGCCTCGCTCGAGCACCCCTCGCGCACCCTGGTCGTCGTCAAGCGGGTCTCCCGCTCCCCTCGCGACCGTACGACGTCCCGTCTGGACGCCGAGGTCAAGGTGGGCGCGGACGCGGGCTCCGGCGAGACGGTCGTCCTGCGCATGTACGGCGAGGTCGTCGACCACGCCGACTCGGTGGTGCTGCCCCTGTTGCTGCCGGACGCCCCGGTGGTCGTCTGGTGGCCGGTGAACGCCCCGCAGGACCCGGCGAAGGACCCGCTGGGCGCCCTGGCCCAGCGCAGGGTGACGGACACGTACGCGGCCGAGCAGCCGGTACGGGAACTCGCGGCGCGCGCGGACGCGTACACGCCGGGCGACACCGACCTCTCGTGGACGCGTATCACCCCGTGGCGCTCGATGCTGGCCGCCGCCCTGGACCAGGTCACCTGCGAGGTGGACGCGGTCGAGGTGGAGGGCGAGGAGTTCAACCCGAGCTGCGAGCTGCTGGCGATGTGGCTGGCGGACCGTCTGGACGTCCCGGTGAAGCGCTCCCTGTCCTCGGGCCCCGGCCTGACGGCGGTCCGGATGAGGACGAGCACGGGCCCCATCACCCTCGACCGTGCCGACGGTTCCCTGGCGACTCTCTCCATCCAGGGTCAGCCCGACCGCGCGGTGGCGCTCAAGCGCCGTGAGACGGCCGAGCTGATGGCTGAGGAGCTGCGACGCCTGGACCCGGACGACACGTACGCGTCGGCGCTGCGGTACGGGGTGGAGCGGCTTGCCGGTTCGACGGCACCCGAAACACCGGCACCGGCACCGGCGTCGGCACTGGCACTGGAACCGGCCAGGAGGGAGACCCCGGCGGAGTCCTCGGACAGGGCGACTCCGGCTCTGATGCCGCCGGTGAAGAAGGCGGCCGCGAAGTGA
- a CDS encoding phosphoglycerate kinase: MKTIDELLAEGVDGKRVFVRADLNVPLADGVITDDGRIRAVLPTVKALADAGAKVVVASHLGRPKGAPDPVFSLLPAAERLGELLDAPVAFAQDTVGPAAHDAVNGLQPGQVAVLENLRFNAGETSKDDTERGEFADQLAALADAYVGDGFGAVHRKHASVFDLPARLPHYAGHLIATEVGVLKKLTEDVKRPYVVVLGGAKVSDKLAVIDQLLGKADRILIGGGMVFTFLKAKGYEIGASLVQEDQLPAVNEYVERAEKNGVELVLPVDVLVSTGFPDLKAKAPTNPTTVAADAMPADQMGLDIGPESSTLYASKLADAATVFWNGPMGVFEHPDYAEGTKAVAQALLDSPAFTVVGGGDSAAAVRILGFDENAFGHISTGGGASLEYLEGKTLPGLAALED; this comes from the coding sequence ATGAAGACGATCGACGAACTCCTCGCCGAAGGAGTCGACGGCAAGCGGGTCTTCGTCCGCGCCGACCTGAACGTGCCCCTGGCCGACGGTGTCATCACCGACGACGGCCGCATCCGGGCCGTCCTGCCCACCGTCAAGGCCCTCGCGGACGCCGGCGCCAAGGTTGTTGTCGCCTCCCACCTGGGCCGCCCCAAGGGCGCCCCGGACCCTGTCTTCTCCCTGCTGCCCGCCGCCGAGCGCCTCGGTGAACTCCTGGACGCCCCTGTGGCCTTCGCCCAGGACACCGTCGGCCCCGCCGCCCACGACGCCGTGAACGGCCTCCAGCCCGGCCAGGTCGCGGTGCTCGAGAACCTGCGCTTCAACGCCGGCGAGACGTCGAAGGACGACACCGAGCGCGGTGAGTTCGCCGACCAGCTGGCCGCCCTCGCCGATGCCTACGTGGGCGACGGCTTCGGCGCGGTGCACCGCAAGCACGCCTCGGTCTTCGACCTGCCGGCCCGGCTGCCGCACTACGCCGGCCACCTCATCGCCACCGAGGTCGGCGTCCTGAAGAAGCTCACCGAGGACGTCAAGCGGCCGTACGTCGTCGTGCTGGGCGGCGCCAAGGTCTCCGACAAGCTCGCCGTCATCGACCAGCTGCTCGGCAAGGCCGACCGCATCCTCATCGGCGGCGGGATGGTGTTCACCTTCCTCAAGGCCAAGGGATACGAGATCGGCGCCTCCCTCGTCCAGGAGGACCAGCTCCCGGCCGTCAACGAGTACGTCGAGCGCGCCGAGAAGAACGGCGTCGAGCTGGTCCTGCCGGTCGACGTGCTGGTCTCCACGGGATTCCCCGACCTGAAGGCCAAGGCGCCCACGAACCCCACCACGGTCGCCGCCGACGCGATGCCCGCCGACCAGATGGGCCTGGACATCGGTCCGGAGTCCAGCACGCTGTACGCCTCGAAGCTCGCCGACGCCGCCACCGTCTTCTGGAACGGTCCCATGGGCGTCTTCGAACACCCCGACTACGCCGAGGGCACCAAGGCGGTCGCCCAGGCACTCCTCGACTCCCCGGCCTTCACGGTCGTCGGCGGCGGAGACTCCGCCGCCGCCGTGCGCATCCTGGGCTTCGACGAGAACGCATTCGGCCACATCTCGACCGGTGGCGGCGCCTCCCTCGAATACCTCGAGGGCAAGACGCTCCCCGGCCTCGCCGCACTGGAGGACTGA
- the secG gene encoding preprotein translocase subunit SecG — MVLGFSIALIVFSLLLMLLVLMHKGKGGGLSDMFGGGMQSSVGGSSVAERNLDRITVVLGVLWFACIVVLGILMKVNN; from the coding sequence GTGGTTTTGGGGTTCTCGATCGCCCTGATCGTCTTCAGCCTGCTGCTGATGCTGCTGGTGCTGATGCACAAGGGGAAGGGCGGCGGCCTCTCCGACATGTTCGGTGGCGGCATGCAGTCGTCCGTCGGCGGCTCCTCGGTCGCCGAGCGCAACCTGGACCGCATCACCGTGGTGCTCGGTGTGCTGTGGTTCGCGTGCATCGTCGTACTCGGCATCTTGATGAAGGTGAACAACTGA
- a CDS encoding RNA polymerase-binding protein RbpA, whose product MASGNAIRGSRVGAGPMGEAERGESAPRLRISFWCSNGHETQPSFASDAQVPDTWDCPRCGFPAGQDRDNPPDPPRTEPYKTHLAYVRERRSDADGEAILAEALAKLRGEI is encoded by the coding sequence GTGGCAAGTGGCAACGCGATCCGAGGAAGCCGGGTCGGGGCGGGGCCGATGGGCGAGGCCGAGCGTGGCGAGTCCGCGCCACGGCTGCGCATCTCCTTCTGGTGCTCCAACGGGCACGAGACGCAGCCCAGCTTCGCCAGCGACGCGCAGGTCCCCGACACCTGGGACTGCCCGCGCTGCGGCTTTCCCGCCGGACAGGACCGGGACAACCCGCCGGACCCGCCGCGCACCGAGCCGTACAAGACGCACCTGGCGTATGTACGGGAGCGGCGCAGCGACGCGGACGGCGAGGCGATCCTCGCCGAGGCGCTCGCTAAACTGCGGGGCGAGATCTAG
- the gap gene encoding type I glyceraldehyde-3-phosphate dehydrogenase, translated as MTIRVGINGFGRIGRNYFRALLEQGADIEIVAVNDLGDTATTAHLLKYDTILGRLKAEVSHTADTITVDGKTIKVLSERNPADIPWGELGVDIVIESTGIFTKKADAAKHIAGGAKKVLISAPASDEDITIVLGVNEDKYDAANHHIISNASCTTNCVAPMAKVLLENFGVVSGLMTTVHAYTSDQRLQDFPHKDLRRARAAAENIIPASTGAAKALGVVIPELAGKLNGMAMRVPVPTGSVTDLVVETERVVTKEEVNAAFQKAAQGELKGYLDYTEDAIVSSDIVGWPASCTFDSSLTMVQGNSVKIIGWYDNEWGYSNRLVDLTVFVGNQL; from the coding sequence GTGACGATCCGCGTAGGCATCAACGGCTTTGGCCGCATCGGTCGTAACTACTTCCGCGCGCTGCTGGAGCAGGGTGCTGACATCGAGATCGTGGCTGTCAACGACCTGGGTGACACCGCGACCACCGCTCACCTGCTCAAGTACGACACCATCCTGGGCCGTCTCAAGGCCGAGGTGTCGCACACCGCCGACACGATCACCGTCGACGGCAAGACGATCAAGGTGCTCTCCGAGCGCAACCCCGCAGACATCCCGTGGGGCGAGCTGGGTGTCGACATCGTCATCGAGTCGACCGGCATCTTCACCAAGAAGGCCGACGCCGCGAAGCACATCGCCGGTGGCGCCAAGAAGGTCCTCATCTCGGCTCCGGCCTCGGACGAGGACATCACGATCGTCCTCGGCGTCAACGAGGACAAGTACGACGCGGCGAACCACCACATCATCTCCAACGCCTCCTGCACCACCAACTGTGTGGCGCCGATGGCCAAGGTTCTCCTGGAGAACTTCGGCGTCGTCTCGGGCCTGATGACCACGGTCCACGCCTACACCAGCGACCAGCGTCTGCAGGACTTCCCGCACAAGGACCTGCGCCGCGCCCGCGCCGCCGCCGAGAACATCATTCCGGCGAGCACCGGTGCGGCCAAGGCGCTCGGCGTGGTCATCCCGGAGCTGGCGGGCAAGCTCAACGGTATGGCGATGCGTGTGCCGGTCCCGACGGGATCCGTCACCGACCTGGTCGTCGAGACGGAGCGTGTGGTGACCAAGGAAGAGGTCAACGCCGCGTTCCAGAAGGCCGCCCAGGGCGAGCTGAAGGGCTACCTGGACTACACCGAGGACGCGATCGTCTCCTCGGACATCGTCGGCTGGCCGGCCTCCTGCACCTTCGACTCCTCCCTGACCATGGTGCAGGGCAACAGCGTGAAGATCATCGGCTGGTACGACAACGAGTGGGGCTACTCCAACCGCCTCGTCGACCTCACGGTCTTCGTCGGCAACCAGCTCTGA
- a CDS encoding MFS transporter — protein sequence MTTVEMAGTRVPAWRGGFGRLWSAAVLSSFGDALRTAALPLLATTLTDKPLLIASVTACGYLPWLVFGLLGGAVADRVDQRRAMWTVDAVRGLLVACFAVAVGLGHASIGLLIALAFALTTLQTLFDNASTALLPALVDKEALGGANARLMTGQRIAGGLLAGPLVPVLIVLGAAVPFAADAVTFLVGAALVASLRPDVPVRAPRPAGSTLRGEIAAGLRTLWHDGPLRGLCAATALCNVGMGALIATMVLLVTGWLDAGNAGYAAAMTAYTVGSLAGGVLNGRLVDRLGRIRAVVLAGTVQIGALVVMGSVRSLTALVIALAVFGLMGMVWNVNTTTLMQSRSPAAMLGRVSSAFRTLAVAGAPLGALLGGAVATAWGLNTPALLAAAFFVLSVTALIPALKSDVSVVGPDDGTTTARPTS from the coding sequence GTGACGACGGTCGAGATGGCGGGAACGCGTGTGCCCGCGTGGCGCGGGGGATTCGGGCGGCTGTGGAGCGCCGCCGTACTCTCCAGCTTCGGCGACGCACTGCGCACGGCCGCGCTGCCCCTGCTCGCCACGACACTCACCGACAAACCCCTACTCATCGCCTCCGTCACGGCCTGCGGCTATCTGCCCTGGCTCGTCTTCGGACTGCTCGGCGGTGCCGTCGCGGACCGCGTCGACCAGCGGCGCGCCATGTGGACGGTGGATGCGGTACGAGGGCTGCTGGTCGCCTGCTTCGCCGTGGCTGTCGGCCTGGGGCACGCCTCGATCGGCCTGCTCATCGCCCTGGCCTTCGCACTGACCACGCTCCAGACCCTCTTCGACAACGCCTCGACAGCCCTGCTGCCGGCCCTGGTGGACAAGGAGGCGCTCGGCGGCGCGAACGCCCGCCTGATGACCGGTCAGCGCATCGCGGGCGGTCTGCTCGCCGGGCCGCTGGTGCCTGTACTGATCGTGCTGGGCGCAGCCGTCCCCTTCGCGGCCGATGCCGTCACCTTCCTGGTCGGGGCGGCCCTGGTCGCCTCGCTGCGGCCCGATGTGCCCGTGCGGGCGCCGAGACCGGCGGGCAGCACCTTGCGGGGCGAGATCGCGGCCGGCCTGCGCACCCTGTGGCACGACGGGCCGCTGCGTGGCCTGTGCGCGGCCACGGCACTGTGCAACGTGGGCATGGGCGCCCTCATCGCCACGATGGTGCTGTTGGTGACCGGCTGGCTGGACGCGGGCAACGCGGGGTACGCGGCGGCGATGACCGCGTACACGGTCGGCAGCCTCGCCGGCGGCGTGCTGAACGGTCGTCTCGTGGACCGACTCGGACGGATACGGGCCGTCGTGCTCGCCGGTACGGTGCAGATCGGCGCGCTGGTCGTCATGGGCTCGGTGCGCAGCCTGACCGCGCTGGTCATCGCCTTGGCGGTGTTCGGGCTCATGGGAATGGTGTGGAACGTCAACACGACGACCCTGATGCAGAGCCGCAGCCCCGCAGCGATGCTGGGCCGGGTCAGCTCGGCCTTCCGCACGCTTGCGGTCGCCGGAGCCCCGCTGGGCGCGCTACTGGGCGGAGCCGTCGCGACGGCGTGGGGACTCAACACGCCTGCGCTGCTCGCCGCCGCTTTCTTCGTCCTGTCGGTCACCGCGCTGATACCGGCGCTGAAGTCGGACGTATCTGTTGTTGGACCGGATGACGGTACGACGACAGCTCGACCGACAAGCTGA
- the zwf gene encoding glucose-6-phosphate dehydrogenase, translating to MSSSNPLRDPADRRLPRIAGPSGLVIFGVTGDLSRKKLMPAVYDLANRGLLPPGFSLVGFARREWADEDFAAEVHDAVKEHARTPFREEVWQQLIQGMRFVQGTFDDDESFERLRSTIQELDKAQGTGGNFAFYLSVPPSAFPVVIKQLKKHGLADQDNGSWRRAVIEKPFGHDLKSAEELNATVEEVFAPDQVFRIDHYLGKETVQNILALRFANQMFEPIWNRSFVDHVQITMAEDIGIGGRAGYYDGIGAARDVIQNHLLQLMALTAMEEPASFDADALAAEKTKVLGAVKLPHDLGKDTVRGQYAAGWQGGEKAIGYLQEDGIDPKSKTDTYAAIKVEVDNRRWAGVPFYLRTGKRLGRRVTEIAVVFQRAPHSPFDHTATEELGQNAIVIRVQPDEGITVRFGSKVPGTSMEIRDVSMDFAYGESFTESSPEAYERLILDVLLGDSNLFPRTEEVELSWRILDPIEQYWDKHGKPAQYPSGTWGPVEADEMLERDGRSWRRP from the coding sequence TTGTCAAGCAGCAACCCGCTGCGTGACCCCGCAGACCGACGGCTCCCGCGTATCGCGGGGCCGTCGGGCCTGGTCATCTTCGGGGTCACCGGCGACCTGTCACGCAAAAAGCTGATGCCTGCGGTGTACGACCTCGCCAACCGCGGGTTGCTGCCGCCAGGTTTCTCCCTCGTCGGGTTCGCCCGGCGCGAATGGGCGGACGAGGACTTCGCGGCGGAGGTCCACGACGCAGTCAAGGAGCACGCCCGTACGCCGTTCCGTGAGGAGGTCTGGCAGCAGCTCATCCAGGGGATGCGCTTCGTCCAGGGCACCTTCGACGACGACGAGTCCTTCGAGCGGCTGCGCTCGACGATCCAGGAGCTGGACAAGGCGCAGGGGACGGGCGGCAACTTCGCCTTCTACCTCTCCGTGCCGCCGTCCGCCTTCCCGGTGGTCATCAAGCAGCTGAAGAAGCACGGTCTGGCGGACCAGGACAACGGTTCCTGGCGGCGTGCGGTCATCGAGAAGCCCTTCGGGCACGACCTCAAGTCGGCCGAGGAGCTCAACGCGACCGTCGAGGAGGTCTTCGCCCCGGACCAGGTCTTCCGGATCGACCACTACCTCGGCAAGGAGACCGTCCAGAACATCCTGGCGCTCCGCTTCGCCAACCAGATGTTCGAGCCGATCTGGAACCGGTCCTTCGTGGACCATGTGCAGATCACGATGGCCGAGGACATCGGCATCGGCGGCCGGGCCGGCTACTACGACGGCATCGGCGCGGCCCGTGACGTCATCCAGAACCACCTTCTCCAGCTGATGGCCCTCACGGCCATGGAGGAGCCGGCCTCCTTCGACGCGGACGCGCTGGCCGCCGAGAAGACCAAGGTCCTCGGCGCGGTCAAGCTGCCGCACGACCTGGGCAAGGACACGGTCCGCGGGCAGTACGCGGCGGGCTGGCAGGGTGGCGAGAAGGCCATCGGCTACCTCCAGGAAGACGGCATCGACCCCAAGTCGAAGACCGACACCTACGCGGCGATCAAGGTCGAGGTCGACAACCGCCGCTGGGCGGGCGTCCCCTTCTACCTCCGCACCGGCAAGCGTCTGGGCCGCCGGGTGACGGAGATCGCGGTCGTGTTCCAGCGGGCGCCCCACTCCCCCTTCGACCACACGGCGACGGAGGAACTGGGCCAGAACGCGATCGTCATCCGCGTCCAGCCCGACGAGGGCATCACGGTCCGCTTCGGCTCCAAGGTGCCCGGCACCTCGATGGAGATCCGGGACGTGTCCATGGACTTCGCGTACGGCGAGTCGTTCACGGAGTCGAGCCCGGAGGCGTACGAGCGCCTGATCCTGGACGTCCTCCTCGGCGACTCGAACCTGTTCCCGCGCACCGAGGAGGTCGAGCTGTCCTGGCGGATCCTCGACCCGATCGAGCAGTACTGGGACAAGCACGGCAAGCCCGCGCAGTACCCCTCGGGCACGTGGGGCCCCGTCGAGGCGGACGAAATGCTCGAACGAGACGGACGGAGCTGGCGGCGCCCATGA